From a single bacterium genomic region:
- a CDS encoding glycosyltransferase family 2 protein, whose amino-acid sequence MSGCYISAVLPVYNEEENLPAVHKRLTKVLGKVGKPYEIVLVDDGSSDRSMEIIRELSAADPHVKGVSLSRNFGHQICLTCGLDHASGEVIVMMDSDLQDPPELLPRMLKRYEEGYDVVYAVRKHRDGETIFKKVTASVFYRLLRFATNIEIPVDTGDFRLISRRALDSVLSLRERNRFLRGLFSWVGFKQIGVAYNRPARYKGETKYPLRKMLKFAMDGITSFSTIPLQAGIWLGFGAAVLGFFYAIKVFVDWVQDSTVAGWASLAILVLFFGGVQLITLGVLGEYVGRIFDEVKQRPLYFTREEVGFEEDELASAHKRRRIN is encoded by the coding sequence ATGAGTGGATGCTACATCTCCGCTGTTCTTCCCGTTTACAACGAAGAGGAGAACCTTCCCGCCGTCCACAAGCGCCTGACCAAGGTGCTTGGCAAGGTCGGGAAGCCGTACGAGATAGTCTTGGTAGACGATGGTAGTTCCGATCGCTCGATGGAGATCATCCGAGAACTGTCTGCCGCCGATCCGCATGTGAAGGGCGTGAGCCTGTCGCGGAACTTCGGCCACCAGATTTGCCTGACGTGCGGGCTCGATCACGCCAGCGGTGAAGTGATCGTCATGATGGATTCAGACCTGCAGGACCCACCCGAGTTGCTTCCCAGGATGCTGAAGCGTTACGAAGAAGGCTACGATGTCGTCTATGCCGTCAGGAAGCACCGTGATGGCGAGACGATTTTCAAGAAGGTCACAGCTTCGGTCTTCTACCGTTTGCTGCGGTTTGCCACAAACATCGAGATCCCCGTAGATACCGGCGACTTCCGACTGATTTCCCGCCGTGCGCTGGACAGCGTGCTTTCGCTGCGCGAGCGCAACCGCTTCTTGCGCGGGCTCTTCTCGTGGGTGGGTTTCAAGCAGATCGGCGTCGCCTACAATCGCCCCGCGCGCTACAAGGGCGAGACGAAGTACCCGCTGCGCAAAATGCTGAAGTTTGCGATGGATGGCATCACGTCGTTCAGCACGATTCCGCTGCAGGCCGGCATCTGGCTCGGATTCGGAGCGGCTGTGCTCGGGTTCTTCTATGCCATCAAGGTATTTGTCGACTGGGTGCAAGACTCCACTGTCGCCGGCTGGGCATCTCTGGCAATCCTGGTTCTGTTCTTCGGCGGCGTGCAATTGATCACGCTCGGCGTTCTGGGAGAATATGTCGGACGCATTTTCGATGAAGTCAAACAGCGACCGTTGTACTTCACGCGGGAAGAGGTGGGCTTCGAGGAAGACGAACTGGCTTCCGCCCACAAGCGTCGGAGGATCAACTGA
- a CDS encoding glycosyltransferase family 4 protein, producing MNYEFPPIGGGSGTGSRYLARELVMLGHEVEVVTSWFRGLPKDYRQRSLRIRRLRTIRKMAGQCRPFEMISYVVVAFFYLLLRRGPKPDVIVSFHSIPSGMPALPLSILWRVPHIVLFRGGDVPGFLPQDLAKMHARTLWLNRAIVNQAKVAAANSAGLRRMASQAFPSKEIGVLANGVDSRVFTPPEDRKGRDCLTFIFAGRMTNQKGLNVLVRAVKAATEKRPGLKWRAVLIGEGPVREEIEALVSECGLTGKFEFPGWVERRRMAAHYQNADILVFPSRYEGMPNVVLEAMSAGLPVVGTHVAGTEELVKEELNGFLVEKDDIDALADRIGRLIDDEDLRLRMGAASRDQIEQFWSWTQRAEQLAEMGEVALEELCVPPS from the coding sequence TTGAACTACGAGTTCCCTCCCATCGGCGGCGGCAGCGGCACCGGCTCCCGCTACCTGGCGCGCGAACTGGTGATGCTGGGGCATGAAGTAGAGGTCGTAACCTCCTGGTTCCGAGGTCTGCCGAAGGACTACCGGCAGCGGTCACTCCGCATTCGTCGTCTGCGCACAATTCGCAAGATGGCTGGGCAGTGCCGCCCCTTTGAGATGATCTCCTACGTGGTTGTGGCATTCTTCTATCTTCTGCTGAGGCGAGGGCCGAAGCCCGACGTGATCGTCAGCTTCCACTCGATTCCCTCCGGGATGCCGGCACTTCCGCTCTCCATCTTGTGGCGCGTACCGCACATCGTCCTGTTTCGCGGCGGTGACGTGCCGGGCTTCCTTCCCCAGGACCTTGCCAAAATGCACGCCCGCACGCTGTGGTTGAATCGTGCGATCGTGAACCAGGCCAAGGTCGCGGCGGCGAACAGCGCCGGCTTGCGCAGAATGGCCTCCCAAGCATTCCCCAGCAAGGAAATCGGCGTCTTGGCCAATGGAGTCGACTCGCGCGTATTCACGCCACCGGAAGATCGCAAGGGCCGCGACTGCCTGACATTCATCTTTGCGGGACGTATGACGAATCAGAAGGGCCTCAATGTGCTTGTTCGCGCCGTGAAAGCCGCCACCGAGAAGCGCCCCGGCCTGAAGTGGCGCGCCGTCCTGATCGGTGAAGGCCCCGTGCGCGAAGAGATCGAAGCACTGGTCTCTGAATGTGGCCTGACAGGGAAGTTCGAATTCCCCGGATGGGTCGAGCGTCGCCGCATGGCAGCGCACTATCAGAACGCCGATATCCTGGTCTTTCCATCGCGCTACGAAGGCATGCCCAACGTCGTTCTCGAGGCGATGTCTGCCGGTCTTCCCGTTGTTGGAACGCACGTGGCCGGCACAGAAGAACTCGTCAAGGAGGAGCTCAATGGCTTCCTTGTTGAGAAAGACGATATCGATGCGCTTGCCGATCGCATTGGGCGCCTGATCGACGACGAAGACCTCCGCCTTCGCATGGGTGCAGCCAGTCGCGATCAGATCGAACAATTCTGGAGTTGGACACAAAGAGCGGAACAACTCGCCGAAATGGGTGAAGTGGCACTCGAAGAACTATGTGTACCCCCATCGTAA
- a CDS encoding deoxyhypusine synthase family protein, translated as MKPDHPHSPHDCSGIRSTDQLSDGFSHGLKPLKSLDVQQTSTVDDLLREMSRTAFGGRNMGEAADVMYEMFTDPKCKVIMTLSGAMTMAKMSLLVVEMIEQGLVDAIISTGALMSHGLVESAGMSHFKYEHGMNDTELFQAGYCRVYDTLELEKNLDDLGLITKEVLASFEADQPVGSSTICRQFGKYLLENYPGRGILPAAYTNNIPIYIPAFTDSEMGLDVAMYNVVAREKGTKALRFDPFVDMFHYTDLASNAERIGIFTIGGGVPRNWAQQVGPFIDYLQRHETGQAYKPCRFRYGVRICPEPVHWGGLSGCTYSEGISWGKFIPPAEGGRFAEVLSDATIAWPILLRGVLERMGRVKST; from the coding sequence ATGAAGCCAGACCACCCTCACTCTCCCCACGATTGCTCTGGGATTCGCTCCACCGATCAGCTTTCCGATGGATTTTCCCACGGTCTGAAACCATTGAAGTCGCTGGACGTTCAGCAGACATCGACGGTTGACGATCTTCTGCGCGAGATGAGCCGGACGGCCTTTGGCGGTCGAAACATGGGCGAAGCCGCGGACGTGATGTACGAGATGTTCACCGACCCGAAATGCAAGGTGATCATGACGCTCTCCGGCGCGATGACCATGGCGAAGATGAGCCTGTTGGTCGTCGAGATGATCGAGCAGGGTCTGGTGGATGCGATCATTTCCACTGGCGCATTGATGAGCCATGGGCTGGTCGAAAGCGCCGGCATGTCGCACTTCAAGTACGAGCACGGCATGAATGACACCGAGCTCTTTCAGGCGGGCTACTGCCGTGTCTACGATACGCTGGAGCTCGAGAAGAATCTGGACGATCTTGGGTTGATCACGAAGGAAGTCCTGGCCTCCTTTGAGGCGGATCAACCCGTCGGCAGCAGCACAATCTGCCGCCAGTTCGGGAAATACCTGTTGGAGAACTATCCTGGCCGTGGGATTCTACCGGCCGCCTACACGAACAACATCCCGATCTATATCCCGGCGTTCACGGACAGTGAAATGGGCCTCGACGTCGCCATGTACAATGTCGTCGCGCGTGAGAAGGGGACGAAGGCGCTGCGATTCGATCCCTTCGTCGACATGTTCCATTACACGGATCTGGCATCGAATGCTGAGCGTATCGGCATCTTCACAATCGGCGGTGGCGTTCCGCGCAACTGGGCACAGCAAGTCGGTCCATTCATCGATTATCTGCAGCGACATGAAACGGGACAGGCTTACAAGCCGTGCCGATTCCGGTATGGCGTCCGTATTTGTCCGGAGCCGGTGCACTGGGGCGGGCTGTCCGGCTGCACTTACTCGGAAGGCATCTCCTGGGGCAAGTTCATCCCGCCGGCAGAGGGCGGCCGATTTGCCGAGGTGCTTTCCGACGCAACGATTGCCTGGCCGATCCTCCTGCGCGGTGTTCTGGAACGCATGGGACGAGTGAAGTCGACTTGA
- a CDS encoding serine/threonine protein kinase encodes MTQPPDNNDYPFSPGSQASGQDPTVHHPPPPTTRSSSIPKIRPASHERIPKAGQTPQPTPTGDEQRVGPYILHRELARGGMGAVFLGEDPALRRKVAIKIMAKELLAEDDAEVRFEREGRAAASINHPNVAMIYMVGETETGAPFLAMEFIGGGTLSDIIRNRQRISFAAIADVMLQAAEGLRAAYREGIIHRDIKPGNIMMTDDGLVKVVDFGLAKFFNEDSFMTMQGTVLGTPRYMAPEQTQAREVDYRADVYSLGATFYHVLTGRPPFDGDSPTQIMMKHLTSPLVPLRSINPDVPMEFDEVIRRCMMKDPNDRYQDYADLISDLSRIKLQCTARERGSLVTSSSDLPTIRVGPEGQPLPPGASPENASAPGAASFSAPPRGSLTMDMEPEGAPVPPWRKALLIGAGAIVVLAIIVVISWPSPEPEQKPAGEKSGLATLIERLVEEQAGGGEPNVPQPDPNYLRYRATQEILEVLGIGLFTYHAEQGEKAPGLQELVESGVAVGDFDLSATGKPLDGWGRPFDYSRLQQKIYSAGLDGIISSDDDIEVNADGEISIIDQEPYDELLEAEKHRLESITGKSSRGGQ; translated from the coding sequence GTGACGCAGCCGCCCGATAACAACGATTATCCATTCTCGCCCGGTTCTCAGGCATCCGGACAAGACCCGACGGTGCATCATCCACCACCGCCGACGACTCGATCGAGTTCGATTCCGAAAATCCGTCCCGCTTCTCATGAGCGGATTCCCAAGGCGGGACAGACTCCGCAGCCAACCCCCACAGGCGATGAGCAGCGCGTCGGGCCGTACATTCTCCATCGTGAACTCGCCCGCGGAGGAATGGGCGCGGTCTTCCTGGGCGAAGATCCGGCACTGCGCCGCAAAGTCGCCATCAAGATCATGGCGAAGGAACTGCTGGCCGAGGATGACGCGGAGGTGCGCTTTGAGCGCGAAGGTCGCGCTGCTGCCAGCATCAATCACCCGAACGTGGCAATGATCTATATGGTCGGCGAGACGGAGACGGGCGCACCGTTCCTGGCGATGGAATTCATCGGCGGGGGCACGCTTTCCGACATCATCCGCAATCGGCAGCGCATCAGTTTCGCAGCCATCGCCGACGTGATGTTGCAGGCGGCGGAAGGGCTGCGCGCGGCCTATCGCGAAGGCATCATCCATCGCGACATCAAGCCCGGCAACATCATGATGACAGACGATGGGCTGGTGAAGGTCGTGGACTTCGGACTTGCGAAGTTCTTCAACGAAGACAGCTTTATGACGATGCAGGGCACGGTCCTAGGTACGCCGCGCTACATGGCGCCAGAGCAGACGCAGGCCCGCGAGGTCGACTACCGAGCGGACGTTTATTCGCTCGGTGCGACATTTTATCATGTACTGACCGGGCGGCCTCCGTTCGATGGCGATTCGCCCACGCAGATCATGATGAAACACCTGACATCGCCGTTGGTTCCTTTGCGGAGCATCAATCCCGACGTGCCGATGGAGTTCGACGAAGTCATTCGTCGGTGCATGATGAAGGATCCGAATGATCGCTATCAGGACTACGCAGATCTGATCAGCGATCTGTCGCGCATCAAGCTGCAATGCACGGCGCGAGAGCGTGGTTCTTTGGTGACCAGCAGTTCCGATTTGCCGACGATTCGCGTTGGTCCGGAAGGCCAACCGCTCCCGCCGGGCGCTTCCCCCGAGAACGCATCGGCGCCGGGAGCTGCCTCTTTCTCCGCACCTCCGCGCGGCTCTCTCACGATGGACATGGAGCCGGAGGGCGCTCCTGTTCCACCCTGGCGCAAGGCATTGTTGATCGGCGCCGGAGCAATTGTCGTCCTCGCAATCATCGTTGTTATCTCCTGGCCTTCGCCCGAACCCGAACAGAAGCCGGCAGGAGAGAAGAGCGGACTGGCAACGCTGATCGAGCGCCTGGTCGAAGAGCAGGCAGGCGGCGGCGAGCCGAATGTTCCCCAGCCAGACCCGAACTATCTGCGCTATCGAGCCACGCAGGAAATTCTGGAAGTTCTGGGCATTGGGTTGTTCACCTACCATGCCGAGCAGGGTGAGAAAGCACCGGGATTGCAGGAACTCGTGGAATCGGGAGTGGCCGTCGGCGATTTCGATCTGAGCGCGACCGGCAAACCGCTGGATGGCTGGGGACGGCCGTTCGACTACTCGCGTCTTCAACAGAAGATCTACTCCGCCGGCCTCGACGGAATCATTAGTTCGGACGACGATATCGAAGTGAATGCCGACGGCGAGATTTCGATCATCGATCAGGAACCATACGATGAGTTGCTCGAAGCCGAGAAACATCGCCTGGAATCGATCACCGGCAAGTCCTCCAGGGGCGGGCAATAA